Proteins from one Homalodisca vitripennis isolate AUS2020 chromosome 3, UT_GWSS_2.1, whole genome shotgun sequence genomic window:
- the LOC124357169 gene encoding uncharacterized protein PF11_0213-like isoform X2, translating to MPKRRKQNLQSTSSLYFDVMQEKTQAENVKRKKLSMKANSEPELLFLQFDPNIKNSRTSSSVNKCTPSGSTCRKPWQPPFKVDTQCENTEFNTTYLNKGKLSNERLFPEECKENIPDYTYKKHKLDMSSSTNFKNTTYKDSNHFDSEKLTSSTNTKINDVQDFIKKMKHKQIFDNGNFNIENCKEIPLSIQDDSNKRHDGTTDKCILNPTHQINKNPNINETLTVNQDTLQLFNDDECGKIKQVEDNGHVINEHKVQSYTIQFQDSQTEENFMNGHEEQNTNVKDDLNPNCNQLQHLYSDIQQNIILKSGDYSEIDTITTFNNNIVSGNLNGEGDKVKSIITLKSQAYLHEQIIKITTPELNKDCEEKDSTNYHREQESKSSLREQKDEDIQKNQKVDTRVNEIHFSEMKNCCEHDVIMKAMNTIDNKRHLKEFKGKVLESTSQNRDKKEEGYKSINLHSGREYEAILPNKKEKFEENKCKDDEEKELISTVKKELENIEENQSINEYEEKEYKLNIQDQNVNLLGNKCIENWEEKELVSTVQEQKGQEEGNESINILGEKECIPSTLDQHETLKENEHFNHCEEKELINTAQEQHEKVEENIKNHEEILYSSTTLEKYEILKENNYFNDSEEKELIYTVQEQHEKIEKNINNYEEKLYNPTRLNRYEKCEEIIFIEENKEKEFICHEQEKNDIDKVKESTSDKEEYEYKPNTLNQHEIYEEIECFGNYKTNISTVQIKNKEGESYNDFVMVDSLFENSDSSEEEGEVLNELLNEKSTCLNETDKCSQHSKCKRISYSLEPTELSGEIITSKHSNTCDIYDKNISEEVNNEEGLRQSQSRFTSEIAHIEENGSYLIPCSTIVNNKIDKLEEIVEDNNLQEHGDYDESVEEESSCMMITNSQLCEIEKRYYDNNQENKTVHVQTFTDDKERDLKNESILETNKTISIGTQTDLIFDQLVSCSQHNALLHRPNVHNHKRIQEIQIRIQNTIQEIERLNTILLQQRRESWPWRDFSENSPEFSNTSLLRKK from the exons ATGCCTAAGCGAAGAAAGCAAAATCTACAATCTACTTCTTCATTATACTTTGATGTGATGCAAGAAAAAACACAAGCTGAAAATGTCAAGAGAA aaaaattgTCAATGAAAGCTAATTCAGAACCAGAACTGTTGTTTCTACAGTTTGACCCAAACATAAAAAACAGTAGAACATCATCATCCGTTAATAAGTGTACACCTAGTGGTTCCACCTGCAGGAAGCCTTGGCAACCTCCCTTTAAAGTTGACACTCAATGTGAAAATACTGAATTTAACACAACATACTTGAACAAAGGTAAACTCTCAAATGAAAGGCTATTTCCTGAAGAATGCAAAGAAAACATTCCtgattatacatataaaaaacataagtTGGACATGTCTAGTTcgactaattttaaaaacacaacttatAAAGACAGCAATCACTTTGATTCTGAAAAACTCACTTCAtcaacaaacacaaaaataaatgatGTACAAgacttcattaaaaaaatgaaacataaacaGATATTTGATAATggcaattttaatattgaaaattgcaAAGAAATACCACTTTCAATTCAGGATGACAGTAATAAAAGACATGATGGTACAACAGATAAGTGTATCTTAAATCCTAcccatcaaataaataaaaacccaaacataaatgaaactttaacAGTAAACCAagatacattacaattatttaatgatGATGAATGTGGTAAGATCAAACAGGTGGAAGATAATGGTCATGTTATTAATGAACACAAAGTTCAAAGTTATACTATACAATTTCAAGATTCTCAAACTGAAGAAAATTTTATGAATGGTCATGAAGAGCAAAACACAAATGTTAAGGATGACTTAAACCCAAACTGTAATCAATTACAACACCTGTATAGTGATATTCAACAAAACATCATCCTTAAGTCTGGAGATTATAGTGAAATAGATACAATAACAACgtttaataacaatattgtaagTGGAAACTTAAATGGGGAAGGAGATAAAGTAAAATCAATTATTACACTTAAAAGTCAAGCTTACCTCCATGaacaaataatcaaaataactACACCTGAGCTAAataaggattgtgaagaaaaagATAGTACAAATTATCATAGAGAACAAGAATCTAAATCTAGTTTAAGGGAACAAAAAGATGAAGATATTCAGAAAAACCAAAAAGTAGATACACGTGTAAATGAAATCCACTTCagtgaaatgaaaaattgttgtGAACATGATGTTATAATGAAAGCAATGAATACAATTGATAATAAAAGGCATCTTAAAGAATTTAAAGGAAAAGTATTAGAATCAACATCACAAAATAGAGATAAGAAAGAGGAGGGATATAAAAGTATCAATCTTCACAGTGGCAGGGAATATGAAGCCATATtaccaaataaaaaagaaaaatttgaagaaaataaatgtaaagatgaTGAAGAAAAAGAATTAATATCTACAGTGAAGAAAGAACTTGAAAACATTGAAGAGAATCAAAGTATTAATGAGTATGAAGAAAAAGAATATAAACTCAATATACAAGATCAAAATGTAAATCTTCTGGggaataaatgtattgaaaattggGAAGAAAAAGAATTAGTATCCACAGTACAAGAACAAAAAGGACAAGAGGAAGGAAATGAAAGTATTAACATTCTTGGAGAAAAGGAATGTATACCCTCTACATTAGATCAACATGAAACATTGAaagaaaatgaacattttaatcattgtgaagaaaaagaattaataaatactGCACAAGAACAACATGAGAAagttgaagaaaatattaaaaatcatgaagAAATTTTATATAGTTCCACAACACTAGAGAAGTAtgaaatattgaaagaaaataattattttaatgattctgaagaaaaagaattaatataCACTGTACAAGAACAacatgaaaaaattgaaaaaaatattaataattatgaagaaaaattatataacccCACCAGACTAAATCGGTATGAAAAATgtgaagaaattatatttatagaagaGAACAAAGAAAAAGAATTCATATGCCATGAACAAGAAAAAAATGACATAGACAAAGTAAAGGAAAGTACAAGTGATAAAGAGGAATACGAATATAAACCCAACACACTAAATCAACATGAAATATATGAAGAAATTGAATGTTTTGGTAactataaaacaaacatatcaacggtacaaataaaaaataaggaagGAGAAAGTTATAATGATTTTGTGATGGTTGAttcattatttgaaaatagtgattCTTCTGAGGAGGAGGGAgaagttttaaatgaattactGAATGAAAAAAGTACATGTTTGAATGAAACTGATAAATGTTCgcaacattctaaatgtaaaagaATTTCATATTCTTTGGAACCAACAGAACTATCAGGAGAAatcataacctcaaaacattCTAATACTTGTGACATTTATGATAAGAATATAAGTGAAGAGGTTAATAATGAAGAAGGTCTAAGACAATCTCAATCTAGATTTACTTCTGAAATTGCTCATATTGAAGAAAATGGCTCTTATTTGATACCTTGTAGTactattgtaaacaataaaattgataaactaGAAGAAATCGTTGAAGATAATAATTTACAGGAACATGGAGATTATGATGAATCAGTTGAGGAGGAAAGTTCATGCATGATGATAACCAACTCTCAGTTGTGTGAGATAGAAAAAAGGTATTATGATAATAATCAAGAGAATAAAACTGTTCATGTTCAAACGTTTACAGATGATAAAGAAAGAGACCTGAAAAATGAGAGTATATTAGAAACTAACAAGACCATATCGATTGGAACACAAACCGATTTAATTTTCGATCAGTTAGTATCTTGCAGTCAACATAATGCATTGCTTCATAGACCAAATGTACATAACCATAAAAGAATACAAGAAATCCAAATAAGAATACAGAATACCATTCAAGAAATAGAAAGATTAAA TACTATTTTACTCCAACAGAGACGAGAAAGTTGGCCATGGAGGGATTTCTCAGAGAATTCACCAGAGTTTTCCAACACAAGTTTGTTGAGGAAAAAGTAA
- the LOC124357169 gene encoding uncharacterized protein PF11_0213-like isoform X1: MPKRRKQNLQSTSSLYFDVMQEKTQAENVKRSMNEKLSMKANSEPELLFLQFDPNIKNSRTSSSVNKCTPSGSTCRKPWQPPFKVDTQCENTEFNTTYLNKGKLSNERLFPEECKENIPDYTYKKHKLDMSSSTNFKNTTYKDSNHFDSEKLTSSTNTKINDVQDFIKKMKHKQIFDNGNFNIENCKEIPLSIQDDSNKRHDGTTDKCILNPTHQINKNPNINETLTVNQDTLQLFNDDECGKIKQVEDNGHVINEHKVQSYTIQFQDSQTEENFMNGHEEQNTNVKDDLNPNCNQLQHLYSDIQQNIILKSGDYSEIDTITTFNNNIVSGNLNGEGDKVKSIITLKSQAYLHEQIIKITTPELNKDCEEKDSTNYHREQESKSSLREQKDEDIQKNQKVDTRVNEIHFSEMKNCCEHDVIMKAMNTIDNKRHLKEFKGKVLESTSQNRDKKEEGYKSINLHSGREYEAILPNKKEKFEENKCKDDEEKELISTVKKELENIEENQSINEYEEKEYKLNIQDQNVNLLGNKCIENWEEKELVSTVQEQKGQEEGNESINILGEKECIPSTLDQHETLKENEHFNHCEEKELINTAQEQHEKVEENIKNHEEILYSSTTLEKYEILKENNYFNDSEEKELIYTVQEQHEKIEKNINNYEEKLYNPTRLNRYEKCEEIIFIEENKEKEFICHEQEKNDIDKVKESTSDKEEYEYKPNTLNQHEIYEEIECFGNYKTNISTVQIKNKEGESYNDFVMVDSLFENSDSSEEEGEVLNELLNEKSTCLNETDKCSQHSKCKRISYSLEPTELSGEIITSKHSNTCDIYDKNISEEVNNEEGLRQSQSRFTSEIAHIEENGSYLIPCSTIVNNKIDKLEEIVEDNNLQEHGDYDESVEEESSCMMITNSQLCEIEKRYYDNNQENKTVHVQTFTDDKERDLKNESILETNKTISIGTQTDLIFDQLVSCSQHNALLHRPNVHNHKRIQEIQIRIQNTIQEIERLNTILLQQRRESWPWRDFSENSPEFSNTSLLRKK; this comes from the exons ATGCCTAAGCGAAGAAAGCAAAATCTACAATCTACTTCTTCATTATACTTTGATGTGATGCAAGAAAAAACACAAGCTGAAAATGTCAAGAGAAGTATGAATG aaaaattgTCAATGAAAGCTAATTCAGAACCAGAACTGTTGTTTCTACAGTTTGACCCAAACATAAAAAACAGTAGAACATCATCATCCGTTAATAAGTGTACACCTAGTGGTTCCACCTGCAGGAAGCCTTGGCAACCTCCCTTTAAAGTTGACACTCAATGTGAAAATACTGAATTTAACACAACATACTTGAACAAAGGTAAACTCTCAAATGAAAGGCTATTTCCTGAAGAATGCAAAGAAAACATTCCtgattatacatataaaaaacataagtTGGACATGTCTAGTTcgactaattttaaaaacacaacttatAAAGACAGCAATCACTTTGATTCTGAAAAACTCACTTCAtcaacaaacacaaaaataaatgatGTACAAgacttcattaaaaaaatgaaacataaacaGATATTTGATAATggcaattttaatattgaaaattgcaAAGAAATACCACTTTCAATTCAGGATGACAGTAATAAAAGACATGATGGTACAACAGATAAGTGTATCTTAAATCCTAcccatcaaataaataaaaacccaaacataaatgaaactttaacAGTAAACCAagatacattacaattatttaatgatGATGAATGTGGTAAGATCAAACAGGTGGAAGATAATGGTCATGTTATTAATGAACACAAAGTTCAAAGTTATACTATACAATTTCAAGATTCTCAAACTGAAGAAAATTTTATGAATGGTCATGAAGAGCAAAACACAAATGTTAAGGATGACTTAAACCCAAACTGTAATCAATTACAACACCTGTATAGTGATATTCAACAAAACATCATCCTTAAGTCTGGAGATTATAGTGAAATAGATACAATAACAACgtttaataacaatattgtaagTGGAAACTTAAATGGGGAAGGAGATAAAGTAAAATCAATTATTACACTTAAAAGTCAAGCTTACCTCCATGaacaaataatcaaaataactACACCTGAGCTAAataaggattgtgaagaaaaagATAGTACAAATTATCATAGAGAACAAGAATCTAAATCTAGTTTAAGGGAACAAAAAGATGAAGATATTCAGAAAAACCAAAAAGTAGATACACGTGTAAATGAAATCCACTTCagtgaaatgaaaaattgttgtGAACATGATGTTATAATGAAAGCAATGAATACAATTGATAATAAAAGGCATCTTAAAGAATTTAAAGGAAAAGTATTAGAATCAACATCACAAAATAGAGATAAGAAAGAGGAGGGATATAAAAGTATCAATCTTCACAGTGGCAGGGAATATGAAGCCATATtaccaaataaaaaagaaaaatttgaagaaaataaatgtaaagatgaTGAAGAAAAAGAATTAATATCTACAGTGAAGAAAGAACTTGAAAACATTGAAGAGAATCAAAGTATTAATGAGTATGAAGAAAAAGAATATAAACTCAATATACAAGATCAAAATGTAAATCTTCTGGggaataaatgtattgaaaattggGAAGAAAAAGAATTAGTATCCACAGTACAAGAACAAAAAGGACAAGAGGAAGGAAATGAAAGTATTAACATTCTTGGAGAAAAGGAATGTATACCCTCTACATTAGATCAACATGAAACATTGAaagaaaatgaacattttaatcattgtgaagaaaaagaattaataaatactGCACAAGAACAACATGAGAAagttgaagaaaatattaaaaatcatgaagAAATTTTATATAGTTCCACAACACTAGAGAAGTAtgaaatattgaaagaaaataattattttaatgattctgaagaaaaagaattaatataCACTGTACAAGAACAacatgaaaaaattgaaaaaaatattaataattatgaagaaaaattatataacccCACCAGACTAAATCGGTATGAAAAATgtgaagaaattatatttatagaagaGAACAAAGAAAAAGAATTCATATGCCATGAACAAGAAAAAAATGACATAGACAAAGTAAAGGAAAGTACAAGTGATAAAGAGGAATACGAATATAAACCCAACACACTAAATCAACATGAAATATATGAAGAAATTGAATGTTTTGGTAactataaaacaaacatatcaacggtacaaataaaaaataaggaagGAGAAAGTTATAATGATTTTGTGATGGTTGAttcattatttgaaaatagtgattCTTCTGAGGAGGAGGGAgaagttttaaatgaattactGAATGAAAAAAGTACATGTTTGAATGAAACTGATAAATGTTCgcaacattctaaatgtaaaagaATTTCATATTCTTTGGAACCAACAGAACTATCAGGAGAAatcataacctcaaaacattCTAATACTTGTGACATTTATGATAAGAATATAAGTGAAGAGGTTAATAATGAAGAAGGTCTAAGACAATCTCAATCTAGATTTACTTCTGAAATTGCTCATATTGAAGAAAATGGCTCTTATTTGATACCTTGTAGTactattgtaaacaataaaattgataaactaGAAGAAATCGTTGAAGATAATAATTTACAGGAACATGGAGATTATGATGAATCAGTTGAGGAGGAAAGTTCATGCATGATGATAACCAACTCTCAGTTGTGTGAGATAGAAAAAAGGTATTATGATAATAATCAAGAGAATAAAACTGTTCATGTTCAAACGTTTACAGATGATAAAGAAAGAGACCTGAAAAATGAGAGTATATTAGAAACTAACAAGACCATATCGATTGGAACACAAACCGATTTAATTTTCGATCAGTTAGTATCTTGCAGTCAACATAATGCATTGCTTCATAGACCAAATGTACATAACCATAAAAGAATACAAGAAATCCAAATAAGAATACAGAATACCATTCAAGAAATAGAAAGATTAAA TACTATTTTACTCCAACAGAGACGAGAAAGTTGGCCATGGAGGGATTTCTCAGAGAATTCACCAGAGTTTTCCAACACAAGTTTGTTGAGGAAAAAGTAA